The Magnolia sinica isolate HGM2019 chromosome 10, MsV1, whole genome shotgun sequence genome includes a window with the following:
- the LOC131217315 gene encoding alpha carbonic anhydrase 7-like: protein MKFNKLTSFTSLFILPLLISMQVITSHKVKEESEFNYIKGSEKGPEHWGQLREEWDTCSNGHMQSPINLSDDKVKVMHHTEKLKGRYKPSNATLVNRGHDIMLKWVNEAGSIYVDGIEYFLIQCHWHSPSEHTINGRRYSLELHMVHENLEKKRAVVAILYKIGRPDKFLSKLMGQISAINDSKDGEIGVGLVDPKQIKVQPRKYYRYKGSLTTPPCTEGVTWNILKKVRSVSREQVQLLREAVHGEFKRNARPTQATKHRAVHFYIPGRILPS from the coding sequence ATGAAGTTCAACAAGCTCACCTCCTTCACATCTTTATTCATTCTCCCTCTCTTGATTTCCATGCAAGTTATAACATCTCACAAAGTTAAGGAAGAGAGTGAGTTTAATTACATTAAAGGGAGTGAAAAGGGTCCAGAGCACTGGGGACAGCTCCGTGAAGAGTGGGACACTTGCAGCAACGGCCATATGCAATCTCCCATCAACTTATCGGATGACAAGGTGAAGGTGATGCACCATACAGAGAAGCTCAAGGGAAGATATAAGCCGTCCAATGCAACTCTAGTGAATAGAGGTCATGACATTATGCTGAAGTGGGTGAATGAAGCGGGTTCTATATACGTTGATGGAATTGAATATTTCCTTATTCAATGTCATTGGCACTCACCTTCGGAGCACACCATCAACGGTCGGAGATATTCTCTAGAGTTGCACATGGTCCACGAGAACTTGGAGAAAAAGAGAGCTGTGGTTGCGATCCTGTACAAAATTGGACGGCCAGATAAGTTTCTCAGCAAATTGATGGGCCAGATTAGTGCCATCAACGACTCAAAAGATGGGGAAATAGGGGTGGGCCTTGTTGATCCGAAACAGATAAAAGTGCAGCCCAGGAAATATTATAGGTATAAGGGCTCTCTCACCACCCCTCCATGTACAGAAGGTGTGACGTGGAATATCTTAAAAAAGGTGAGGAGTGTTTCgagggagcaggtgcagttgttGAGGGAAGCGGTCCATGGTGAATTCAAGAGGAATGCTAGGCCCACACAGGCCACTAAACATCGGGCGGTCCATTTCTATATTCCGGGGAGAATTCTTCCATCATGA